The Paenibacillus macerans genome includes a window with the following:
- a CDS encoding helix-turn-helix transcriptional regulator, with amino-acid sequence MKRMDRMMAIVMALQQRPETALSLADKLEVSKRTVLRDIQALSEIGVPISAVSGPGGGYRLMDGYRLPPLQFDAGEALTVLLALDAMAKYSDSPFGQAKWTAADKIRSALPGSMLGQIAPLLQHVEMEVPDRRYKTPHLKALMSHAAAGRWLRVLYRSQNYRRHLTIRPKRVYAANGFWYCEAESLEHGEPRTFRVDRFEDIAETSPPQAAGAEQREGGTDVKGVKGIEGDRDVSDINGSSDVTDVKSGKESTAPPAGKNAVHLRVKLTYRGSLLAEQDPHFGHEVQQTGDEEWLLDCRLPASELNWAVSFFFAMGPDAEVAEPQELRRAIRERALALAQKYQ; translated from the coding sequence ATGAAGCGAATGGACAGGATGATGGCGATCGTCATGGCGCTGCAGCAGCGTCCGGAAACGGCGCTGTCCCTGGCGGACAAGCTGGAGGTTTCCAAACGGACGGTGCTGCGCGATATACAAGCGTTGTCGGAGATCGGCGTTCCGATCAGCGCTGTGTCCGGGCCGGGCGGCGGCTACCGGCTGATGGACGGCTACCGGCTGCCGCCGCTGCAGTTTGATGCCGGCGAGGCCTTGACCGTTTTGCTTGCTTTGGACGCGATGGCCAAATACAGCGACAGCCCCTTTGGACAGGCGAAATGGACGGCGGCCGACAAAATCCGGTCAGCGCTGCCGGGGTCCATGCTCGGCCAAATCGCCCCGCTGCTTCAACATGTGGAGATGGAGGTGCCGGACCGCCGTTATAAGACGCCGCATCTGAAGGCTTTGATGTCCCACGCCGCCGCGGGGCGATGGCTGCGCGTGTTGTACCGGTCGCAAAACTACCGCCGGCACCTTACGATTCGGCCGAAGCGGGTGTATGCCGCAAACGGGTTTTGGTACTGTGAAGCCGAGTCGCTGGAGCACGGGGAGCCGCGGACCTTCCGCGTCGACCGGTTCGAGGACATCGCCGAAACTTCGCCCCCGCAGGCCGCGGGGGCCGAACAGAGGGAGGGCGGCACGGACGTCAAGGGAGTCAAGGGAATTGAGGGTGATAGGGATGTTTCGGACATAAACGGCAGCTCGGACGTCACGGATGTCAAAAGCGGCAAGGAAAGTACCGCACCTCCGGCGGGAAAAAACGCCGTGCATCTCCGCGTGAAGCTTACCTATCGCGGTTCACTGCTTGCCGAGCAGGATCCGCATTTCGGCCATGAGGTTCAGCAGACGGGCGATGAAGAGTGGCTGCTGGATTGCCGTTTGCCCGCCTCGGAGCTGAATTGGGCGGTGTCGTTCTTTTTTGCGATGGGGCCGGACGCCGAAGTGGCTGAGCCCCAGGAATTGCGCCGGGCGATTCGCGAACGGGCATTGGCTTTGGCGCAAAAATACCAGTGA
- the ltrA gene encoding group II intron reverse transcriptase/maturase: MRSREEQRQPNIPKGSCQQREAVKPSGYVGAPSSSSAQIDPSSHEASNDLLERMLEGENLRLAYKRVVQNGGAPGVDRVTVAGLQAYLNTRWETVKDELLTGTYRPIPVRRVKIPKPGGGVRLLGIPTVMDRFLQQALLQVMNPIFDAPFSWYSYGFRPGKRAHDAVKQAQRYIQSGLRWVVDMDLEKFFDRVNHDILMARVARRVTDKRVLKLIRAYLEAGMMEGGICQKTDEGTPQGGPLSPLLANILLDDLDKELTKRGLRFVRYADDCNIFVASRRAGERVMESVTRFVEGKLKLKVNRDKSAVDRPWNRKFLGFSFLSNKQATIRLAPKTISRFKEKIRELTNRTQSVSMEERISRLNRYLMGWIGYFRIASAKSHCERFDQWIRRRLRMCLWKQWKRVRTRIRELRALGVPEWACYVMANSRRGAWEMSRNTNNALPTSYWEVKGLKSLLSRYLELC, from the coding sequence ATGCGTTCGCGTGAAGAGCAAAGACAGCCGAATATCCCAAAAGGGAGCTGCCAACAAAGAGAAGCGGTGAAGCCGTCAGGGTATGTTGGAGCGCCGAGTTCTTCATCGGCACAAATCGATCCTTCCTCTCACGAGGCAAGTAACGACTTGTTGGAGCGAATGCTCGAAGGGGAGAACCTCAGGCTCGCCTATAAGCGAGTGGTACAAAACGGAGGTGCCCCCGGTGTAGACCGAGTAACGGTAGCGGGGCTACAGGCTTACCTGAACACACGCTGGGAAACGGTGAAAGATGAACTCCTAACGGGAACGTACAGACCGATACCTGTCAGACGGGTGAAAATCCCCAAACCCGGAGGCGGTGTAAGGCTGCTCGGTATCCCGACCGTGATGGACCGCTTCCTCCAACAAGCACTTCTGCAAGTGATGAACCCGATTTTCGATGCCCCCTTCTCTTGGTACAGCTACGGCTTTAGACCGGGGAAGAGAGCACACGATGCCGTGAAGCAAGCCCAGCGATATATCCAAAGCGGTCTGCGATGGGTCGTAGATATGGATTTGGAAAAGTTCTTTGACCGGGTGAACCACGACATTCTCATGGCAAGAGTGGCAAGGAGAGTGACAGACAAGCGAGTCTTGAAGCTGATTCGGGCCTACTTGGAAGCCGGAATGATGGAAGGTGGCATCTGCCAGAAGACGGACGAGGGAACTCCGCAAGGCGGTCCGCTAAGTCCGCTTCTGGCAAACATCTTACTCGATGATTTGGATAAAGAACTGACAAAGAGGGGGCTGCGGTTTGTTCGTTACGCGGACGACTGCAACATCTTTGTAGCGAGCAGGCGAGCAGGTGAACGAGTCATGGAATCGGTCACACGATTTGTGGAAGGAAAGTTGAAACTGAAAGTGAATCGGGACAAAAGTGCAGTGGACAGGCCATGGAACCGGAAGTTTCTTGGCTTTAGTTTCCTGTCGAATAAACAGGCGACGATTCGATTGGCTCCCAAGACAATCTCTCGATTTAAAGAGAAGATCCGGGAGTTGACAAACCGTACCCAATCAGTCTCCATGGAGGAACGTATATCTAGACTGAACCGTTACCTCATGGGATGGATTGGATATTTCCGAATCGCATCGGCGAAGAGCCACTGTGAAAGATTCGACCAGTGGATTCGAAGAAGACTTCGAATGTGCCTATGGAAACAATGGAAGCGGGTACGCACCCGAATTCGTGAACTTCGGGCACTCGGAGTCCCAGAATGGGCCTGCTATGTTATGGCAAACTCCCGCCGGGGTGCATGGGAAATGTCTCGAAACACAAATAACGCCCTTCCGACTTCCTACTGGGAAGTGAAAGGGCTGAAGAGTTTGCTTTCTCGTTACCTGGAGCTTTGTTAA
- a CDS encoding cold shock domain-containing protein, which yields MKGTVKWFNAEKGYGFIQVEGGEDVFVHFSAIQGDGFKTLEEGQAVEFEITEGNRGPQAANVIKL from the coding sequence TTGAAAGGTACAGTTAAATGGTTTAACGCAGAAAAAGGCTATGGCTTCATCCAAGTTGAAGGTGGCGAAGACGTATTCGTACACTTCTCCGCAATTCAAGGTGATGGCTTCAAAACTCTGGAAGAAGGTCAAGCCGTAGAATTCGAGATCACTGAAGGCAATCGTGGTCCTCAAGCTGCTAACGTAATCAAATTATAA
- the pepF gene encoding oligoendopeptidase F has protein sequence MSTLMKRSEVSQENTWKLEDLFSDQASWDKSYEELKALKGKASEFEGQLNNAKNIKAVFELEDDLSLKIERLYVYAHLHHDEDTTNPTYQALVQKAKKLSVEVNEALSFITPEILSLPEQELDRLISDPELADYKFTLQEIKREKAHVLSKTEEALLAQVGNLSQAPQQIFGMINNADMKFPKIKDEHGNEVELTHGSYIQFLENPDREVRERAFKAVYETYRKQKNTIAATLTANINKNMFYSRVRKYPSVLEMSLYGDNIPKEVYTNLIDTIHESLPLLHRYMKLRKKLLGVDELHMYDLFAPLVEEYKWDINYEEAKKMVEDGLKPLGEDYLKALRSGFENRWIDVYENEGKRTGAYSWGAYGTHPYVLLNHKDNLNSMFTLAHEMGHALHSHFSDEALKYRDAQYTIFLAEVASTTNEALLMDYLLKKSTDPKQKLYLLTYYADQFRTTVFRQTMFAEFEKIIHEKAEAGESLTPQELSAIYYDLNVKYHGKDMAVDQDIEMEWARIPHFYTSFYVYKYATGFSAATSFSKQILEEGQPAVDRYLGFLKSGGSDYSINILKKAGVDMSSPEPIREAMSVFEDVIEQMEQLTK, from the coding sequence ATGAGCACCTTAATGAAACGCTCGGAAGTATCGCAGGAGAATACATGGAAGCTTGAGGATCTGTTTTCCGACCAGGCTTCTTGGGACAAATCGTACGAAGAACTGAAGGCATTGAAGGGCAAAGCCTCCGAATTCGAAGGCCAACTGAACAACGCCAAAAACATCAAGGCCGTTTTCGAGCTGGAAGACGATCTTTCCTTAAAAATCGAGCGGTTGTACGTTTACGCTCACTTGCATCATGATGAGGATACGACCAACCCTACATACCAGGCGCTTGTGCAAAAGGCGAAAAAACTCAGCGTCGAGGTCAACGAAGCGCTGTCGTTCATTACTCCGGAGATCTTGTCCCTGCCGGAACAGGAGCTTGACCGTCTGATCAGCGACCCTGAGCTTGCGGATTACAAATTTACGCTGCAGGAAATCAAACGCGAGAAAGCGCATGTGCTGAGCAAAACGGAAGAGGCGCTGCTGGCCCAGGTCGGCAATCTGTCGCAGGCGCCGCAGCAAATTTTTGGCATGATCAACAACGCGGATATGAAGTTCCCGAAAATCAAAGACGAACACGGGAACGAAGTCGAGTTGACGCACGGCAGCTACATTCAGTTCCTGGAAAACCCGGACCGCGAAGTGCGGGAGCGGGCGTTTAAAGCCGTTTACGAAACGTACCGCAAGCAAAAAAATACGATCGCGGCAACTTTAACCGCCAACATTAACAAAAACATGTTTTATTCCCGGGTGCGCAAATACCCTTCCGTGCTGGAAATGTCCCTGTATGGCGACAACATTCCGAAGGAAGTGTACACGAACCTGATCGACACGATTCATGAAAGCCTGCCGCTGCTGCATCGCTACATGAAGCTGCGGAAGAAGCTGCTTGGCGTCGATGAGCTGCACATGTACGACCTGTTTGCCCCGCTCGTAGAGGAATACAAATGGGATATCAACTACGAGGAAGCGAAAAAGATGGTCGAGGACGGCCTGAAGCCGCTCGGCGAAGATTACCTCAAAGCGCTTCGTTCCGGCTTCGAAAACCGCTGGATCGACGTGTACGAGAATGAAGGCAAGCGGACGGGCGCTTACAGCTGGGGAGCTTACGGCACCCACCCTTACGTGCTGCTCAACCACAAGGACAACCTGAACAGCATGTTTACGCTCGCGCACGAGATGGGCCATGCCCTGCATTCCCATTTTTCGGACGAAGCTTTGAAGTATCGCGATGCCCAGTACACGATTTTCCTGGCCGAGGTCGCTTCGACGACCAACGAAGCGCTGCTGATGGATTATTTGTTGAAAAAATCGACCGATCCGAAGCAGAAGCTGTACCTGCTGACGTATTACGCCGACCAGTTCCGGACGACCGTGTTCCGGCAAACGATGTTCGCCGAGTTCGAGAAAATCATCCACGAGAAGGCGGAAGCCGGCGAATCGCTGACCCCGCAGGAGCTGTCTGCGATTTATTACGATTTGAACGTAAAATACCACGGCAAAGACATGGCCGTCGACCAGGATATCGAAATGGAATGGGCGCGCATCCCCCATTTCTACACCAGCTTCTACGTGTACAAATACGCCACCGGCTTCTCCGCGGCGACCAGCTTCTCCAAGCAGATCCTGGAGGAAGGTCAGCCGGCGGTCGACCGCTATCTCGGCTTCCTGAAGAGCGGCGGCAGCGACTATTCGATCAATATTTTGAAAAAAGCCGGCGTCGACATGTCCTCGCCGGAGCCGATCCGCGAAGCGATGAGCGTGTTCGAAGACGTCATCGAGCAAATGGAGCAACTGACGAAGTAG
- a CDS encoding LapA family protein yields the protein MRIQWSLILALIFALITAVFAVINVNPVQVNLLFGAVSLPLILLILGCTLLGGIIVGSFGIYRGYRLQREVKGLQAKLVHIQEATGYIFPEPEKAEKGKKAAGKSEKSAGKAEPSAEDLSSSDH from the coding sequence ATGCGAATTCAATGGTCCTTGATTTTAGCGCTTATTTTCGCCTTGATCACCGCCGTGTTTGCCGTTATCAACGTCAACCCGGTGCAGGTGAATTTATTGTTCGGCGCGGTCAGCCTTCCGCTGATCTTGCTGATCCTCGGTTGCACGCTGCTCGGCGGCATCATCGTCGGCTCGTTTGGCATCTACCGCGGATACCGGCTGCAGCGGGAAGTGAAAGGCCTGCAGGCCAAACTCGTACATATCCAGGAAGCGACCGGCTACATTTTCCCCGAACCGGAAAAAGCCGAAAAAGGGAAAAAAGCGGCCGGCAAAAGCGAAAAATCCGCCGGCAAGGCGGAACCTTCCGCGGAAGATTTATCTTCGTCCGATCATTGA
- a CDS encoding M42 family metallopeptidase, with amino-acid sequence MKIQPNETYILNILKMLLDTPSPSGFTRGIMTLIGREAEALGIPCSFNEKGGAILTLPGRDSSRRIALSAHVDTLGAMVRSITERGTLKITSVGGFMMHSIENEYCQIHTRSGKVYTGTILSAQPSVHVYTDARDFKREEKNMEVRIDELVENRDDVLKLGISAGDFISFDSRAVITSSGYIKSRHLDDKASVAALFGLLESSRREGWTPRHDLVFLISNYEEVGHGAAWIPDGVNEMIAVDMGAMGDDLSCKETDVSICAKDSSGPYDYDMTGKLIELARGLGIPHAVDIYPHYGSDASAALRGGHNIRAALIGPGVHASHAMERTHKQAVINTTRLLAAYVAE; translated from the coding sequence ATGAAGATTCAACCCAATGAAACCTATATTTTAAACATTTTGAAAATGCTGCTCGATACGCCAAGCCCGAGCGGCTTTACGCGCGGTATAATGACGCTGATCGGGCGCGAAGCGGAGGCCCTGGGCATCCCCTGTTCGTTTAACGAAAAAGGCGGCGCCATCCTGACGCTGCCCGGCCGCGATTCGTCCCGGCGGATCGCGCTGAGCGCTCACGTCGATACGTTGGGGGCGATGGTCCGTTCGATCACCGAGCGCGGCACACTGAAAATCACCTCGGTAGGCGGATTTATGATGCACAGCATCGAAAACGAATACTGCCAAATCCATACCCGCAGCGGCAAGGTTTACACAGGAACGATCTTGTCGGCGCAGCCTTCCGTCCACGTTTACACCGACGCCCGCGACTTCAAACGCGAGGAGAAAAATATGGAAGTGCGGATTGACGAGTTAGTGGAAAATAGAGACGACGTACTGAAGCTGGGGATCTCCGCCGGCGACTTTATTTCCTTCGATTCCCGCGCGGTCATTACATCCAGCGGGTACATCAAGTCCCGCCACCTCGACGACAAAGCGAGCGTGGCCGCCCTGTTCGGCCTGCTGGAATCAAGCCGGCGCGAGGGCTGGACGCCGCGCCATGATCTGGTTTTCCTCATTTCCAACTATGAGGAAGTCGGGCACGGCGCAGCGTGGATTCCGGACGGCGTTAACGAAATGATCGCCGTCGACATGGGCGCGATGGGCGACGATTTAAGCTGCAAAGAGACCGATGTGTCGATTTGCGCCAAAGACTCCAGCGGGCCGTACGATTACGACATGACCGGCAAGCTGATCGAACTCGCCCGAGGCTTGGGAATCCCGCACGCGGTCGACATTTACCCGCATTACGGCTCGGACGCCTCGGCGGCGCTGCGCGGCGGGCACAACATCCGCGCCGCGCTGATCGGTCCGGGCGTGCACGCATCGCACGCCATGGAGCGGACGCACAAGCAGGCCGTCATCAACACGACCCGCCTGCTCGCCGCGTATGTGGCCGAGTAA
- a CDS encoding phosphodiester glycosidase family protein yields the protein MTVPGLQADKENMQNRTGNAFRTGLVYNNTNNIWLIVTDVKCTAAEFRTAIKEKVGSGTLVNGIFLDGSGSSQMKCKEKKVYGDEREVYQMVALRNE from the coding sequence GTGACAGTACCTGGGCTTCAGGCTGATAAAGAAAATATGCAGAATAGAACCGGAAATGCATTTCGAACTGGCCTTGTATACAACAATACTAATAACATTTGGCTTATTGTTACTGATGTAAAATGTACTGCCGCAGAATTTAGAACCGCAATTAAGGAAAAGGTCGGCTCAGGAACGCTCGTCAATGGGATATTCTTGGATGGCAGTGGTTCTTCACAAATGAAGTGCAAAGAGAAAAAAGTGTATGGTGATGAGCGAGAAGTTTATCAAATGGTTGCATTAAGAAACGAATAA
- a CDS encoding helix-turn-helix domain-containing protein produces MEKKNLEVPMSEDEFLNLLQLARNHDQTAMYKLIEYYKNDIYKLSMYMKMPQEDAVQSIVVEMIDLFMKAD; encoded by the coding sequence ATGGAAAAGAAAAACCTTGAAGTACCTATGTCAGAAGATGAGTTCCTGAACCTGTTGCAATTGGCAAGAAATCATGATCAGACCGCGATGTATAAACTAATTGAATATTATAAGAATGACATCTACAAACTTAGCATGTATATGAAAATGCCACAAGAAGACGCGGTTCAAAGTATCGTTGTGGAAATGATAGATTTATTTATGAAAGCGGATTAA